The Ruminococcus bovis genome includes a region encoding these proteins:
- a CDS encoding zinc-binding dehydrogenase, producing MHALKRFGTAFGGYKMMENYPEPECGPDDIILEIKAAAICGADMKHWGVDNGYDDTNCEGQQQSVRGHEFAGEIVKVGENVKDWHVGQRVVSDNSAHVCGVCPACEQGDFLCCEHKVNLGLDNNTWGGGFSKYCKVPGEILAIHKHAIWEIPEGVKYEEAAVLDPICNAYKAVAQQSHLIPGQDVVVFGTGPLGLFSVQIAKLMGAVNIVMVGLDDDVEVRFPVAMELGATHCVNGSKEDVVARCTEICGRDNLGLVIECSGANVALKQALEMTRPNAEIVRVGMGFKPLEFSINDVTSWNKSIIGHMAYDSTSWRNCIRLLQSGQIKVQPMITHRIGLSQWKEGFDAMAKKKAIKVIFHYDYND from the coding sequence ATGCATGCTTTAAAAAGATTCGGAACAGCATTTGGTGGCTACAAGATGATGGAAAACTATCCAGAACCAGAATGTGGTCCAGACGACATTATCCTTGAGATCAAGGCAGCAGCAATTTGTGGTGCTGACATGAAACACTGGGGTGTTGACAACGGTTATGATGATACAAACTGTGAAGGTCAACAGCAGTCAGTTCGTGGTCATGAATTTGCCGGTGAAATCGTAAAGGTTGGCGAAAATGTAAAAGACTGGCACGTAGGTCAGAGAGTTGTATCAGACAACAGTGCTCATGTTTGTGGTGTTTGCCCAGCTTGTGAACAGGGTGACTTCCTATGTTGTGAACACAAGGTTAACCTTGGTCTAGACAACAACACATGGGGTGGTGGTTTCTCAAAGTACTGTAAAGTACCTGGTGAAATCCTAGCAATTCACAAACACGCAATTTGGGAAATCCCAGAAGGTGTTAAGTATGAAGAAGCAGCAGTTCTTGATCCTATCTGTAATGCTTACAAGGCAGTTGCTCAGCAGTCTCACCTAATTCCTGGTCAGGATGTTGTAGTATTCGGTACAGGTCCTCTTGGTCTATTCTCAGTACAGATTGCAAAGCTAATGGGTGCTGTAAACATTGTTATGGTTGGTCTTGACGATGATGTAGAAGTTAGATTCCCTGTTGCTATGGAACTTGGTGCTACACATTGTGTTAACGGTTCTAAGGAAGATGTTGTTGCTAGATGTACAGAAATCTGTGGCAGAGATAACCTAGGTTTAGTTATTGAATGTTCAGGTGCTAATGTAGCTCTTAAGCAGGCTCTTGAAATGACAAGACCAAACGCAGAAATCGTTAGAGTTGGTATGGGCTTTAAGCCACTTGAATTCTCAATCAACGATGTAACATCTTGGAACAAGAGCATTATCGGTCATATGGCTTATGACTCAACTTCTTGGAGAAACTGTATCAGACTTCTTCAGTCAGGTCAGATTAAGGTTCAGCCAATGATCACTCACAGAATTGGTCTTTCACAGTGGAAGGAAGGCTTCGATGCAATGGCAAAGAAGAAAGCTATTAAGGTTATCTTCCATTACGATTACAACGACTAA
- a CDS encoding beta/alpha barrel domain-containing protein, translating to MRKLLIAPSVGCCDLFHVEEQMKIINEKSDFLHMDIKDGVYVPSYGIGPDYLDYLNKHIDNLKPMDAHLMIKHPQQYLETFAKAGATYITPHTDCIEGDAFVTINKIKELGCKAGVALSPSVPLEAIEFYLPLLDKVTIMIVDPGISGQKVDPQMFVKIKKLAKIRKERNLNFLIEADGSMNKELYAPLYKAGADMVILGPPALWNKDEDFSKAWEIMENEVETELQGVERDAI from the coding sequence ATGAGAAAACTTTTGATTGCTCCTTCAGTTGGATGCTGTGATTTATTTCATGTTGAAGAACAAATGAAGATAATCAATGAAAAATCAGATTTTCTTCATATGGATATTAAAGATGGCGTATATGTTCCAAGTTATGGTATTGGACCTGATTACTTAGATTATCTTAATAAACATATTGATAACCTAAAGCCAATGGATGCTCACCTAATGATTAAACATCCTCAACAGTATCTTGAAACATTCGCTAAAGCAGGTGCTACTTACATTACACCTCACACAGATTGTATCGAAGGTGATGCTTTCGTAACAATCAACAAGATTAAAGAGTTAGGATGTAAAGCCGGTGTTGCTTTAAGTCCATCAGTTCCACTGGAAGCAATCGAGTTTTATCTTCCATTACTTGATAAGGTAACGATAATGATTGTTGATCCCGGCATTTCAGGACAGAAAGTTGATCCTCAGATGTTTGTTAAGATTAAGAAGTTGGCAAAGATTAGAAAAGAAAGAAATCTAAACTTCTTAATTGAAGCAGACGGTTCAATGAACAAGGAACTATATGCTCCACTTTATAAAGCAGGTGCTGATATGGTTATTCTTGGACCTCCTGCTCTTTGGAACAAGGATGAAGATTTCTCAAAGGCTTGGGAAATTATGGAAAATGAAGTTGAAACAGAACTTCAGGGTGTCGAAAGGGACGCAATCTAA
- a CDS encoding MFS transporter gives MGKKTNANIGARLDRLPQSKWHIKMWLVTAFALLVCWSNGIGGAVQNILNELGWFEGSAGLLAMWGTSYTIGQLFGALIGGPIGDKIGRKKSILLYEAIHIIAMIGGACSPNIYVLFVFRVIQGLALGALLVVLFAGFTEYVPGKNRGTWSSRTSFIGNWAHPICNGIALLIVSAGVSQAMNWRIQFMIPSILSIIASIIIYVKFPESPRWLESQGRVEEADAIMTKIEKEIEKSTGKALPPVQEVSEKPVKKLPYTALFKGKLLKRTIVGSLVLIGMNTIQYTLMNWMPTLLSSWGYDTKDSQFMTMFGLFGAPFGIFIASLIMDKLPRKVTGVALLVLMAGLGIATGTLAPSLGVTGIIVMTFILNTVIYMYVCYASAVYVPEMWPTSAKLSGSGFCNAMGRVSNVIFLSLIPTIAGTVSNADGTASFNTPGNVFIVIAVIAAVIAVSIIFLGVETRGESVEEIGNVD, from the coding sequence ATGGGTAAAAAAACAAATGCAAACATTGGTGCGAGGTTAGACCGTTTACCTCAATCTAAATGGCATATCAAAATGTGGCTAGTTACAGCATTCGCACTTCTAGTATGCTGGTCAAACGGTATCGGTGGCGCAGTTCAAAATATTTTGAACGAATTAGGCTGGTTTGAAGGTAGTGCAGGACTACTTGCTATGTGGGGTACTTCTTACACTATTGGTCAGTTATTCGGTGCACTTATTGGTGGTCCAATCGGTGACAAGATCGGTAGAAAGAAAAGTATTCTTCTTTACGAAGCAATTCACATCATAGCTATGATCGGTGGTGCATGTTCACCTAACATCTACGTTCTATTCGTATTCAGAGTAATTCAGGGTCTGGCTCTTGGTGCTCTTCTAGTTGTTCTATTTGCCGGCTTTACAGAATATGTTCCTGGTAAGAACCGTGGTACATGGTCAAGCCGTACATCATTCATCGGCAACTGGGCTCACCCAATCTGCAATGGTATTGCACTTCTAATCGTTTCAGCCGGTGTTAGCCAGGCTATGAACTGGAGAATCCAGTTTATGATTCCATCAATCCTATCAATTATCGCATCAATCATCATCTACGTTAAATTCCCAGAATCTCCAAGATGGCTAGAATCTCAGGGTAGAGTAGAAGAAGCAGATGCTATTATGACAAAGATCGAAAAGGAAATCGAAAAGTCAACAGGCAAGGCTCTTCCTCCAGTACAGGAAGTATCAGAAAAGCCAGTTAAGAAGCTTCCTTATACAGCTCTATTCAAGGGCAAACTACTTAAGAGAACAATCGTTGGTTCACTTGTACTTATCGGTATGAACACAATCCAGTACACACTAATGAACTGGATGCCTACTCTACTATCAAGCTGGGGCTATGATACAAAAGACTCACAGTTTATGACAATGTTTGGTCTATTCGGTGCTCCATTCGGTATCTTCATCGCTTCTCTAATTATGGATAAGCTACCTCGTAAGGTTACCGGTGTTGCTTTACTAGTATTAATGGCCGGTTTAGGTATTGCTACAGGTACTTTAGCTCCATCTCTAGGTGTTACAGGTATCATCGTTATGACATTCATCCTAAACACAGTTATTTATATGTATGTTTGCTACGCATCAGCAGTTTATGTTCCAGAAATGTGGCCAACATCAGCTAAGCTATCAGGTTCAGGTTTCTGTAATGCAATGGGTCGTGTAAGTAATGTTATCTTCCTATCACTTATCCCAACAATCGCAGGTACAGTAAGTAATGCTGACGGTACAGCATCATTCAACACACCTGGTAATGTATTTATCGTTATCGCAGTTATCGCAGCAGTAATCGCAGTTTCTATCATCTTCCTAGGTGTTGAAACAAGAGGCGAATCTGTTGAAGAAATCGGTAATGTTGACTAA